The following proteins are co-located in the Methylomonas sp. 11b genome:
- a CDS encoding NAD(+)--dinitrogen-reductase ADP-D-ribosyltransferase gives MPDISQHGHSTNLIGMATACMASHLFNDYPKPLHIAGTRESAPGLFEQLAGQATLAECGRIFQDYMCVVFGFETEQRLRDDAEGRRRYRNSYLRLIQDWGLDSNNAQGAVLKGWVESRFGLFPSYHKQQISSFMSKDWIVYIEEKMNSRYHNNCIYMQLDLLYEFCQWVIERFQVPAATHKTLYRGVNALDDWVVTEQDKQHKIVRLNSIVSFTDRPNIASEFGGYILEVEVPMVKLVFFSDLLPHHALRGEGEYLVIGGDYRVKVQR, from the coding sequence ATGCCCGATATTTCCCAACACGGCCACAGTACCAATTTGATCGGCATGGCGACCGCTTGTATGGCCAGTCATCTATTCAATGATTATCCCAAGCCCTTACATATCGCCGGTACCCGGGAGTCGGCACCCGGACTGTTCGAACAGTTGGCCGGCCAAGCCACGTTGGCCGAGTGCGGGCGGATCTTTCAAGATTATATGTGCGTGGTATTCGGTTTCGAAACCGAGCAGCGCTTGCGCGACGATGCCGAGGGCCGGCGCCGGTATCGCAACAGTTATCTGCGCCTGATTCAGGATTGGGGGCTGGATTCCAATAATGCGCAGGGCGCGGTGTTGAAGGGTTGGGTGGAGAGTCGCTTCGGTTTGTTTCCCAGCTACCATAAGCAGCAGATCAGCAGTTTTATGAGCAAGGACTGGATTGTCTACATTGAAGAAAAGATGAACAGCCGCTATCACAACAATTGCATCTATATGCAGTTGGATTTGCTCTACGAGTTTTGCCAATGGGTGATAGAGCGTTTTCAGGTGCCGGCTGCAACCCATAAAACTCTGTATCGCGGCGTCAATGCCCTGGACGATTGGGTCGTTACCGAGCAAGACAAACAGCATAAAATCGTCCGCCTCAACAGTATTGTGTCGTTTACCGACCGCCCTAATATCGCCAGCGAATTTGGCGGGTATATATTAGAAGTGGAGGTGCCGATGGTGAAACTGGTGTTTTTTAGCGACCTGCTGCCGCATCACGCTTTGCGTGGGGAGGGCGAATACTTAGTGATTGGTGGCGATTATCGAGTAAAGGTGCAGCGATGA
- the aqpZ gene encoding aquaporin Z, translating into MKKYVAESFGTFWLVLGGCGSAVLAAAFPNVGIGLLGVSLAFGLTVLTMAYAIGHISGCHLNPAVSVGLWMGGRFPANQLLPYIVSQVIGAIAAGGVLYLIASGKAGFDVAAGFASNGYGEHSPGGYSLLSALITEVVMTMMFLLIILGATDARAPAGLAPIAIGLGLTLIHLISIPVTNTSVNPARSLGVAVYVGDWALAQLWLFWLAPIIGAVLGALVYRFIGSPDE; encoded by the coding sequence ATGAAAAAATATGTTGCCGAGTCCTTTGGGACATTTTGGTTAGTTCTTGGTGGCTGCGGAAGTGCGGTATTGGCGGCGGCGTTTCCGAATGTGGGCATTGGCTTACTCGGCGTTTCACTGGCGTTCGGTTTGACGGTGCTGACCATGGCTTACGCCATCGGTCATATCTCCGGTTGCCACCTCAATCCGGCGGTGTCGGTCGGCCTTTGGATGGGCGGCCGATTTCCAGCCAATCAATTGTTGCCTTATATCGTCTCACAGGTGATCGGTGCGATTGCCGCCGGCGGCGTGTTGTATTTAATCGCCAGCGGCAAGGCCGGCTTTGATGTGGCGGCGGGATTTGCCTCCAACGGTTACGGCGAACATTCGCCAGGCGGCTACTCCTTGTTATCCGCGCTGATTACCGAAGTGGTGATGACCATGATGTTTTTACTGATCATCCTTGGTGCCACCGACGCCCGCGCTCCGGCAGGCCTGGCACCTATCGCCATTGGCCTTGGTTTAACGTTGATTCACCTGATCAGCATTCCGGTCACCAACACTTCAGTCAATCCAGCGCGCAGCCTGGGTGTGGCGGTTTACGTCGGCGACTGGGCCTTGGCGCAACTCTGGCTATTCTGGCTGGCACCGATTATTGGCGCGGTTTTAGGCGCGTTGGTTTATCGCTTTATCGGCAGCCCGGACGAGTAA